In Chitinophagaceae bacterium, the genomic stretch ATTTGAAAAATTTCATCCTCAATCTTTGATAACTCTCTCTCAAGAAAAAGTTTTAGAAACGATGACAAAGAGTGGTCTTTGGTTACAATTAATCCAACGCCCGTATGGAATTATTGCAGATCCTCAGAAAACTCCAAAATCTATTTTTATATCAACCTTTGATACAAGTCCTTTAGCACCTAATTATGGATTTATTTTAAAAAAAGAAGAAGAATATTTTCATGCAGGAGTAAATATTTTAAAGAAACTACTCTCCCCAACCGGAAAAATACATGTAAACTTACAAGCTCATTCAGAACAATACCATGTTTTTACAAAAACAAACGGGGTCGTATTCAATGAATTTATGGGACCACACCCATCAGGGAATGTAGGTGTTCAAATACATCATATCAGTCCTATCAAAAAAGGTGAATGCGTATGGACAATTAATCCCGTAGGAGTAGTACAGATAGGGAAGCTCTTTTTAGAAGGTATGTATGATGCATCCAGAACCATTGCTGTAACGGGTTCTGAAATTAAAGCCCCACAGTATTATAAAACCTATCAAGGTGCTTGTCTTCAAAGGTTTATAGAAAACAATCTTAAAAACGATAATGTTCGCATTATCAGTGGTAATGTTCTCACAGGAGAAGACGTAGGAAAATCAGGCCATCTTGGTTTTTTTGACCACCAAATTACAGTTATACCAGAAGGAAATCAAACAGAGTTTCTCGGATGGCTCAAACCTACTCTTGAAAAGCTCAGTTTTCACAAAGCATTCGGACTTATGTCTTTTTTAAGAAATAATAATAATAAATTTGTTCTCAATACCAACACAAGAGGTGAGCACAGAGCTTTTGTGCAAACAGGTGTTTTAGAGCGAGTACTTCCTATGGATATCTATATTACCTATATACTCAAAAACATTCTTGCGGAGGATTATGATCAAATGGAACAGTTAGGAATATATGAGCTTTTAGAAGAAGACGTTGCACTATGTGAATTTGTAGATGTTTCTAAAAATAATATCCAACAAATGCTTCGAGATGGATTACAAATGCTCCAAAATAGCTAATATTGTTTGTGTTATTCAAAACAACAAAGAAACAATCCCATGTTTAGTATAGATATAAAAGAAATATTCTCGGTAACTCTTGTACTTTTTTCTGTGATAGATATATTAGGCTCTATTCCTATTATTGTGAGCTTTAGAGCTAAATACGGATCTATACAGTCAGGGAAAATTACTATAGCATCGGGAATTATAATGATATCTTTTCTCTTTGTAGGACATAATATTCTCCAACTTTTTGGGGTGGATGAAAGTTCTTTTGCTATAGCGGGTTCTCTGCTCATTTTTTTATTTGGGATAGAGATGGTTTTAGGAATTGAAATTTTTAAACATCACTCAGATGGTAAAGAAGACGGTGTATCAAATGGAATTATTCCTATAGCTTTTCCCCTTATCGGTGGTGCAGGAACTATTACTGCTCTTTTATCTCTTCGTGCAGAATACCACATAATAAAT encodes the following:
- a CDS encoding MarC family protein produces the protein MFSIDIKEIFSVTLVLFSVIDILGSIPIIVSFRAKYGSIQSGKITIASGIIMISFLFVGHNILQLFGVDESSFAIAGSLLIFLFGIEMVLGIEIFKHHSDGKEDGVSNGIIPIAFPLIGGAGTITALLSLRAEYHIINIIIGIFINLLIVFITLKSTGFLEKKLGKQGINAMRKVFGIILISIAIKLFKNYMN
- a CDS encoding Na(+)-translocating NADH-quinone reductase subunit A; protein product: MTEKNFFKLKKGFNINLKGKAEEKIGPIRQSETFSIKPTDFQNVSKIKLFVQEKDQVKSGTPLFCDKTYPSVNFTAPVSGEVIEIKRGEKRKLLEVKILADKTIEYEPFEKFHPQSLITLSQEKVLETMTKSGLWLQLIQRPYGIIADPQKTPKSIFISTFDTSPLAPNYGFILKKEEEYFHAGVNILKKLLSPTGKIHVNLQAHSEQYHVFTKTNGVVFNEFMGPHPSGNVGVQIHHISPIKKGECVWTINPVGVVQIGKLFLEGMYDASRTIAVTGSEIKAPQYYKTYQGACLQRFIENNLKNDNVRIISGNVLTGEDVGKSGHLGFFDHQITVIPEGNQTEFLGWLKPTLEKLSFHKAFGLMSFLRNNNNKFVLNTNTRGEHRAFVQTGVLERVLPMDIYITYILKNILAEDYDQMEQLGIYELLEEDVALCEFVDVSKNNIQQMLRDGLQMLQNS